Proteins encoded within one genomic window of Canis lupus dingo isolate Sandy chromosome 28, ASM325472v2, whole genome shotgun sequence:
- the NFKB2 gene encoding nuclear factor NF-kappa-B p100 subunit isoform X2, which translates to MESCYDPGLDGMIEYDDFKFDPCIAEPKEPAPETADGPYLVIVEQPKQRGFRFRYGCEGPSHGGLPGASSEKGRKTYPTVKICNYEGPAKIEVDLVTHSDPPRAHAHSLVGKQCSELGVCAVSVGPKDMTAQFNNLGVLHVTKKNMMEIMIQKLQRQRLRSRPQGLTEAERRELEQEAKELKKVMDLSIVRLRFSAFLRASDGSFSLPLKPVISQPIHDSKSPGASNLKISRMDKTAGSVRGGDEVYLLCDKVQKDDIEVRFYEDDENGWQAFGDFSPTDVHKQYAIVFRTPPYHKMKIERPVTVFLQLKRKRGGDVSDSKQFTYYPLVEDKEEVQRKRRKALPTFSQHFGGGSHMGGGSGGSAGGYGGAGGGGGSLGFFPSLAYSPYPTGSAPLGCYPGGGGGAQMAAGAPGVDAGEEAAEPSASPLTPQREPQAPELLQRAREYNARLFGLAQRSARALLDYGVTADARALLAGQRHLLTAQDENGDTPLHLAIIHGQTSVIEQIAHVIYHARHLGVVNLTNHLHQTPLHLAVITGQTSVVSFLLQVGADPALLDRHGDSAVHLALRAGTSAPDLLRALLRSGVPTMPQLLHMPDFEGLYPVHLAVRARSPECLDLLVDSGAEVEAAERQGGRTALHLATEMEELGLVTHLVTKLRANVNARTFAGNTPLHLAAGLGSPTLTRLLLKAGADIHAENEEPLCPLPSPPTSGSDSDSEGPERDARGSSRGHTPLDLTRSTKVKTLLLNAAQDTMAPPLTPPSPAGPDLPLEDAVLQNLEHLLDGPGAQGSWAELAERLGLRSLVDTYRKTASPSGSLLRSYKLAGGDLAGLLCALSDMGLEEGVRLLRGPEARDKLPSTEVKEDSAYGSQSVEQEAEKLGSPPEPPGGLCHGHPQPQVH; encoded by the exons ATGGAAAGTTGCTACGACCCA GGTCTGGATGGCATGATTGAATATGATGATTTCAAATTCGACCCGTGCATTGCAGAGCCCAAGGAGCCAGCCCCAGAGACAG CTGATGGACCCTACTTGGTGATAGTCGAACAGCCTAAGCAG CGAGGCTTCCGATTTCGATATGGCTGTGAAGGCCCCTCCCATGGAGGATTGCCAGGGGCTTCCAGTGAGAAGGGTCGGAAGACTTATCCCACAGTCAAG ATCTGTAACTACGAGGGACCAGCCAAGATTGAGGTGGACCTGGTAACGCACAGTGACCCACCTCGCGCTCATGCCCACAGCCTGGTGGGCAAGCAATGCTCGGAGCTGGGGGTCTGCGCCGTGTCTGTGGGGCCCAAGGACATGACTGCCCA atTTAACAACCTGGGCGTCCTGCATGTGACCAAGAAGAACATGATGGAGATTATGATACAAAAACTTCAGAGGCAGCGACTCCGCTCCAGGCCCCAGGGCCTTACTG AGGCTGAGCGGCGGGAGCTGGAGCAAGAGGCCAAGGAGCTGAAGAAGGTAATGGACCTGAGCATCGTGAGGCTGCGCTTTTCTGCCTTCCTTCGAGCCAGCGAtggctccttctccctgcccctgaaGCCAGTTATTTCTCAGCCCATCCATGACAGCA AGTCTCCTGGGGCCTCGAACCTGAAGATTTCTCGAATGGACAAGACAGCTGGGTCTGTGCGGGGTGGAGATGAGGTTTATCTGCTTTGTGACAAGGTGCAGAAAG ATGACATTGAGGTTCGGTTCTACGAAGATGATGAGAATGGATGGCAGGCCTTTGGGGATTTCTCTCCCACAGATGTTCATAAACAG taTGCCATTGTGTTCCGGACACCTCCCTATCACAAGATGAAGATTGAGCGTCCTGTAACCGTGTTCCTGCAACTGAAACGCAAGCGTGGGGGGGATGTCTCCGACTCCAAACAGTTCACCTATTACCCTCTGGTGGAAG ACAAGGAGGAGGTGCAGCGGAAACGGAGGAAAGCCTTGCCCACCTTCTCCCAGCACTTCGGGGGTGGCTCCCACATGGGTGGAGGCTCTGGGGGCTCGGCTGGGGGTTatggaggagctggaggaggag GTGGCAGCCTCGGCTTTTTCCCCTCCTTGGCCTACAGCCCCTACCCGACCGGCTCGGCCCCTTTGGGCTGCTACcccggaggcgggggcggggcgcagaTGGCCGCCGGGGCGCCTGGCGTGGATGCCGGGGAGGAAGCCGCAGAGCCGAGCGcgtcccccctcaccccccagcgcGAACCGCAGGCCCCGGAGCTGCTGCAGCGAG CCCGGGAGTACAACGCGCGCCTGTTCGGCCTGGCGCAGCGCAGCGCCCGGGCCCTGCTCGACTACGGCGTCACGGCGGACGCGCGCGCGCTGCTGGCGGGACAGCGCCACCTGCTGACGGCTCAGGACGAGAACGGAGACAC GCCGCTGCACCTGGCCATCATCCATGGGCAGACCAGTGTCATCGAGCAAATAGCCCACGTCATCTACCATGCCCGGCACCTGGGTGTTGTCAACCTCACCAATCACCTGCACCAG ACACCACTGCACCTGGCGGTGATCACCGGGCAGACGAGCGTGGTGAGCTTCCTGCTGCAGGTGGGCGCAGACCCGGCACTGCTGGATCGGCACGGAGACTCCGCAGTGCATCTAGCTCTCCGGGCCGGCACCAGTGCCCCTGACCTGCTGCGTGCCCTGTTGCGCAGTGGGGTTCCCACCATGCCCCAACTGTTGCACATGCCGGACTTCGAGG GCCTGTATCCAGTACACCTGGCAGTCCGTGCCCGAAGCCCCGAGTGCCTGGATCTGTTGGTGGACAGCGGGGCTGAAGTAGAGGCTGCAGAGCGGCAGGGGGGCCGAACAGCTCTGCATCTAGCCACAGAGATGGAGGAGCTGGGATTGGTCACACATCTGGTCACCAAG CTCCGTGCCAACGTGAATGCCCGCACCTTTGCGGGAAACACACCCCTACACCTGGCAGCGGGACTGGGATCCCCCACTCTCACCCGCCTCCTTCTAAAGGCTG GTGCTGATATCCATGCAGAGAATGAGGAGCCCCTGTGCCCACTGCCTTCGCCCCCTACCTCTGGTAGTGACTCAGATTCTGAGGGACCTGAGAGGGACGCCCGAGGCAGCTCCCGGGGCCATACACCTCTTGACCTCACTCGTAGCACCAAG GTGAAGACCTTGCTGCTAAATGCTGCTCAGGACACCATGGCACCTCCCCTGACCCCACCCAGCCCTGCAG GGCCAGATCTGCCACTTGAGGATGCAGTCCTACAGAATCTAGAGCATCTGCTAGAtgggccaggagcccagggcagctGGGCAGAGCTAGCAGAACGGCTGGGGCTGCGCAGTCTGGTGGACACATACCGGAAGACTGCCTCACCCAGCGGCAGCCTCCTGCGCAGTTACAAG CTGGCTGGTGGGGACTTGGCAGGCCTGCTGTGCGCCCTGTCTGACATGGGCCTGGAGGAAGGAGTGAGGCTGCTGAGGGGCCCTGAGGCCCGAGACAAGCTGCCCAGCACAG AGGTGAAGGAGGACAGTGCATACGGGAGCCAGTCGGTGGAACAGGAGGCAGAGAAGCTGGgctcaccccctgagccaccaggagggCTCTGCCATGGGCACCCCCAGCCTCAGGTGCACTGA
- the NFKB2 gene encoding nuclear factor NF-kappa-B p100 subunit isoform X1 produces the protein MESCYDPGLDGMIEYDDFKFDPCIAEPKEPAPETADGPYLVIVEQPKQRGFRFRYGCEGPSHGGLPGASSEKGRKTYPTVKICNYEGPAKIEVDLVTHSDPPRAHAHSLVGKQCSELGVCAVSVGPKDMTAQFNNLGVLHVTKKNMMEIMIQKLQRQRLRSRPQGLTEAERRELEQEAKELKKVMDLSIVRLRFSAFLRASDGSFSLPLKPVISQPIHDSKSPGASNLKISRMDKTAGSVRGGDEVYLLCDKVQKDDIEVRFYEDDENGWQAFGDFSPTDVHKQYAIVFRTPPYHKMKIERPVTVFLQLKRKRGGDVSDSKQFTYYPLVEDKEEVQRKRRKALPTFSQHFGGGSHMGGGSGGSAGGYGGAGGGGGSLGFFPSLAYSPYPTGSAPLGCYPGGGGGAQMAAGAPGVDAGEEAAEPSASPLTPQREPQAPELLQRAREYNARLFGLAQRSARALLDYGVTADARALLAGQRHLLTAQDENGDTPLHLAIIHGQTSVIEQIAHVIYHARHLGVVNLTNHLHQTPLHLAVITGQTSVVSFLLQVGADPALLDRHGDSAVHLALRAGTSAPDLLRALLRSGVPTMPQLLHMPDFEGLYPVHLAVRARSPECLDLLVDSGAEVEAAERQGGRTALHLATEMEELGLVTHLVTKLRANVNARTFAGNTPLHLAAGLGSPTLTRLLLKAGADIHAENEEPLCPLPSPPTSGSDSDSEGPERDARGSSRGHTPLDLTRSTKVKTLLLNAAQDTMAPPLTPPSPAGPDLPLEDAVLQNLEHLLDGPGAQGSWAELAERLGLRSLVDTYRKTASPSGSLLRSYKLAGGDLAGLLCALSDMGLEEGVRLLRGPEARDKLPSTAEVKEDSAYGSQSVEQEAEKLGSPPEPPGGLCHGHPQPQVH, from the exons ATGGAAAGTTGCTACGACCCA GGTCTGGATGGCATGATTGAATATGATGATTTCAAATTCGACCCGTGCATTGCAGAGCCCAAGGAGCCAGCCCCAGAGACAG CTGATGGACCCTACTTGGTGATAGTCGAACAGCCTAAGCAG CGAGGCTTCCGATTTCGATATGGCTGTGAAGGCCCCTCCCATGGAGGATTGCCAGGGGCTTCCAGTGAGAAGGGTCGGAAGACTTATCCCACAGTCAAG ATCTGTAACTACGAGGGACCAGCCAAGATTGAGGTGGACCTGGTAACGCACAGTGACCCACCTCGCGCTCATGCCCACAGCCTGGTGGGCAAGCAATGCTCGGAGCTGGGGGTCTGCGCCGTGTCTGTGGGGCCCAAGGACATGACTGCCCA atTTAACAACCTGGGCGTCCTGCATGTGACCAAGAAGAACATGATGGAGATTATGATACAAAAACTTCAGAGGCAGCGACTCCGCTCCAGGCCCCAGGGCCTTACTG AGGCTGAGCGGCGGGAGCTGGAGCAAGAGGCCAAGGAGCTGAAGAAGGTAATGGACCTGAGCATCGTGAGGCTGCGCTTTTCTGCCTTCCTTCGAGCCAGCGAtggctccttctccctgcccctgaaGCCAGTTATTTCTCAGCCCATCCATGACAGCA AGTCTCCTGGGGCCTCGAACCTGAAGATTTCTCGAATGGACAAGACAGCTGGGTCTGTGCGGGGTGGAGATGAGGTTTATCTGCTTTGTGACAAGGTGCAGAAAG ATGACATTGAGGTTCGGTTCTACGAAGATGATGAGAATGGATGGCAGGCCTTTGGGGATTTCTCTCCCACAGATGTTCATAAACAG taTGCCATTGTGTTCCGGACACCTCCCTATCACAAGATGAAGATTGAGCGTCCTGTAACCGTGTTCCTGCAACTGAAACGCAAGCGTGGGGGGGATGTCTCCGACTCCAAACAGTTCACCTATTACCCTCTGGTGGAAG ACAAGGAGGAGGTGCAGCGGAAACGGAGGAAAGCCTTGCCCACCTTCTCCCAGCACTTCGGGGGTGGCTCCCACATGGGTGGAGGCTCTGGGGGCTCGGCTGGGGGTTatggaggagctggaggaggag GTGGCAGCCTCGGCTTTTTCCCCTCCTTGGCCTACAGCCCCTACCCGACCGGCTCGGCCCCTTTGGGCTGCTACcccggaggcgggggcggggcgcagaTGGCCGCCGGGGCGCCTGGCGTGGATGCCGGGGAGGAAGCCGCAGAGCCGAGCGcgtcccccctcaccccccagcgcGAACCGCAGGCCCCGGAGCTGCTGCAGCGAG CCCGGGAGTACAACGCGCGCCTGTTCGGCCTGGCGCAGCGCAGCGCCCGGGCCCTGCTCGACTACGGCGTCACGGCGGACGCGCGCGCGCTGCTGGCGGGACAGCGCCACCTGCTGACGGCTCAGGACGAGAACGGAGACAC GCCGCTGCACCTGGCCATCATCCATGGGCAGACCAGTGTCATCGAGCAAATAGCCCACGTCATCTACCATGCCCGGCACCTGGGTGTTGTCAACCTCACCAATCACCTGCACCAG ACACCACTGCACCTGGCGGTGATCACCGGGCAGACGAGCGTGGTGAGCTTCCTGCTGCAGGTGGGCGCAGACCCGGCACTGCTGGATCGGCACGGAGACTCCGCAGTGCATCTAGCTCTCCGGGCCGGCACCAGTGCCCCTGACCTGCTGCGTGCCCTGTTGCGCAGTGGGGTTCCCACCATGCCCCAACTGTTGCACATGCCGGACTTCGAGG GCCTGTATCCAGTACACCTGGCAGTCCGTGCCCGAAGCCCCGAGTGCCTGGATCTGTTGGTGGACAGCGGGGCTGAAGTAGAGGCTGCAGAGCGGCAGGGGGGCCGAACAGCTCTGCATCTAGCCACAGAGATGGAGGAGCTGGGATTGGTCACACATCTGGTCACCAAG CTCCGTGCCAACGTGAATGCCCGCACCTTTGCGGGAAACACACCCCTACACCTGGCAGCGGGACTGGGATCCCCCACTCTCACCCGCCTCCTTCTAAAGGCTG GTGCTGATATCCATGCAGAGAATGAGGAGCCCCTGTGCCCACTGCCTTCGCCCCCTACCTCTGGTAGTGACTCAGATTCTGAGGGACCTGAGAGGGACGCCCGAGGCAGCTCCCGGGGCCATACACCTCTTGACCTCACTCGTAGCACCAAG GTGAAGACCTTGCTGCTAAATGCTGCTCAGGACACCATGGCACCTCCCCTGACCCCACCCAGCCCTGCAG GGCCAGATCTGCCACTTGAGGATGCAGTCCTACAGAATCTAGAGCATCTGCTAGAtgggccaggagcccagggcagctGGGCAGAGCTAGCAGAACGGCTGGGGCTGCGCAGTCTGGTGGACACATACCGGAAGACTGCCTCACCCAGCGGCAGCCTCCTGCGCAGTTACAAG CTGGCTGGTGGGGACTTGGCAGGCCTGCTGTGCGCCCTGTCTGACATGGGCCTGGAGGAAGGAGTGAGGCTGCTGAGGGGCCCTGAGGCCCGAGACAAGCTGCCCAGCACAG CAGAGGTGAAGGAGGACAGTGCATACGGGAGCCAGTCGGTGGAACAGGAGGCAGAGAAGCTGGgctcaccccctgagccaccaggagggCTCTGCCATGGGCACCCCCAGCCTCAGGTGCACTGA